In Chelmon rostratus isolate fCheRos1 chromosome 9, fCheRos1.pri, whole genome shotgun sequence, the following proteins share a genomic window:
- the rmnd5b gene encoding E3 ubiquitin-protein transferase RMND5B: MSVPVPIMEQCACVERELEKVLHRFVMYGHQSEERLDELLRSVCEIRGQLLAFGVQDADLSVLSQTMAQCCKNIKETVQMLASRHKDIHGSVSKVGKAIDRNFDAEISAVVAETVWDTPERQKYLSETIVEHLYRQGMLSVAEDLCQESGVVIDMSMKQPFLELNRILEALRMQDLRPALEWAVTNRQRLLDLNSSLEFKLHRLYFISLLSGGISNQMEALQYARHFQPFASQHQRDIQILMGSLVYLRHGIENSPYRSLLETNQWAEICNIFTRDACALLGLSVESPLSVSFASGCMALPVLMNIKQVIEQRQCSGVWTHKDELPIEIDLGKKCWYHSVFACPILRQQTSESNPPMKLICGHVISRDALNKLTNAGKLKCPYCPMEQNPSHAKQIYF, translated from the exons atgagtgttcCAGTCCCAATCATGgaacagtgtgcatgtgttgagAGGGAGCTGGAGAAAGTGCTCCATCGCTTTGTAATGTACGGCCACCAGTCAGAGGAGAGGCTAGACGAGCTCCTGCGCAGCGTCTGTGAGATACGAGGACAGCTACTTGCTTTTG gaGTACAAGATGCAGACTTATCGGTCCTATCTCAGACTATGGCACAGTGTTGTAAGAATATCAAAGAAACAGTGCAAATGCTAGCCTCCCGACATAAGGACATCCATGGCAGTGTGTCAAAAGTGGGCAAAGCCATTGACAGG AATTTTGATGCAGAGATCAGCGCTGTGGTGGCAGAGACAGTGTGGGACACCCCAGAGAGACAGAAGTACCTGAGTGAGACAATTGTTGAGCACCTGTACAGACAAGGGATGCTCAGTGTAGCAGAGGATCTTTGTCAG GAGTCTGGTGTAGTCATAGATATGAGTATGAAGCAGCCTTTCCTGGAGCTGAACAGAATCCTTGAAGCTCTGAGGATGCAGGACCTCAGGCCAGCATTAGA GTGGGCCGTAACGAATCGGCAGCGCCTTTTGGACCTGAACAGCAGTCTAGAATTCAAGTTGCACCGCTTGTACTTCATCAGTCTGCTCAGTGGGGGAATCAGCAACCAAATGGAGGCCCTGCAGTATGCCAGGCACTTCCAGCCGTTCGCCTCTCAGCACCAGAGAG ATATTCAGATCCTGATGGGCAGTCTGGTGTACCTGCGTCATGGCATTGAGAACTCTCCGTACCGCAGTCTGCTGGAGACAAATCAGTGGGCCGAGATCTGCAACATCTTCACCAGGGATGCCTGCGCTTTACTGGGCCTCTCTGTAGAGTCTCCCCTCAGTGTTAG ttttGCATCAGGTTGTATGGCCTTGCCAGTACTGATGAACATCAAGCAGGTGATAGAGCAGAGGCAGTGCAGCGGAGTCTGGACACACAAAGACGAGCTGCCT ATTGAAATTGACCTGGGGAAGAAGTGCTGGTACCACTCTGTGTTCGCCTGCCCGATCCTCAGACAGCAGACCTCCGAGAGCAATCCACCCATGAAACTCATCTGTGGCCACGTCATCTCCAGAGATGCCCTCAACAAACTGACTAATGCTGGGAA GTTGAAATGTCCGTACTGCCCCATGGAGCAGAATCCGTCACATGCCAAGCAGATCTACTTTTGA
- the si:ch73-43g23.1 gene encoding serine/arginine repetitive matrix protein 2 — protein sequence MDSWTLQGDSYSFLRSAPRTFSLCHRDGTPNHVEIFDIINVPNQRSSISETTCLCDIFGDDCESPSLSSSPAVGAFVPSQREVDGSAAASPLVDDLNDSSGSYHTAQGSSEGEEGFEDSRERLHSPLLQSESSERRQPEAERLNSGHPEVSEDSSPNLDPENKSPVSQLALASPSPEVLNTGERTPTPGHNSPYTLSPEGTASFSSSSSVENRCSPSPPNPRQAHSEAEPRRITPTIIDRHNSPSHQSFTPSPSPEPQNCVSSSSSESVNTQSLPDPRSSYFNQHSSPSPEHISKDFSLDFTDSAFESRTILSSPLHSSSSTEFSSQSREARVSPELNTRPYSPDTQASSPFPELRGRVSLPDLFSRSSTPDIEESTHTPELVSDLSTAGRDATTTPEHQATRLSAEPVSAVSSPAPRYTPPSPVISIATSPELVERSVSPESSHTAPSPGLLSTASPTKSAARTPSPGPSYKIRHISAPSEIRAQVSSPVVSYSLSPSPEVTSNSSPIEHRYTAPSPEIRITASSPEVNRKERSSEVETSASPLLEPPFDSSSSRSLTSSPHITGISYSVVQPEDRVTPPFPELSRRSTPEPDTTLVSPDARSPTPSKDSIQSSIAESTSTPRDSPHTLGFTSSVVQPEITLSHQPRYRTPSPQLKYRTPSPEPRYQTPSSDKYQSPSPQHRSKEPSPVAPIPEQRYHQHSPGYNPQYTQPTPPLSNTPEVERDCSSADLTEAQYPTHLATESVSPSFELDRGDKSVVAEIKGRSPVVALHSPAPTSPFLAEEEVDSSPKQQSTEREASLKEANLQDNSGIAVFSEEKQATGLTLFKKEDTYNNSPSEIKSSSPNLLESKDRSPSISPVRRAPSRSPVQTLQKPQPQFTTCSRSPESNNSLKSPYTQEHIRRQLSTSVRLENKERLTEGMAHHVNRRRTPSPPLTRFTPVHIIAPEKPYRHWQNRSCSPSQIVASSPSGNLKKAVTNRESPDVAPVDNNSQAQWVRLGTQLEMEREMQLEEDREVGRERQMDREMERERKREEQLPEKGKGWQGDASYGGEQVELSFNARNRKGPASRRTAPTSRETRQGLPTVHSYSESLLATRQLQQQQSLLRLASQQDTRGGATSRRLQPPAHKNKNGAPGRVAVNRPCRSSSSSMGSELDEADNEVKWFTDLAFRSLSSPEVDYLDMYNSSHRSSTNISQPSTQESPAGVNAAWLAYADFRGSAPKLDTDELSFQQPSAYYSDGLDPSRRYDMGSFECVDVAVEREDSRKVRRGVPKRQIQLKRKDTAEGKQDESSENSSPGVPVMVESPSLESHSRETLMRQHSTPAAMQEFYTSERSPEPNQQNERKSKLHKSASLDETCTKTKMASCLIKNVLSKRMQSVDKQPDEQAGEEVSPAVEENSPPTESAVAPRRESPKPDAHTLSSSFQSDYSLSSESLSFVRGEPSTKDDAKPLKSCGVRSGYRPSSSSSSRSVSFSQTESEEADSQSRNATSSRSETRSKLKLPFDSNQSRAGEQQADERKMWDGREGGDSANATAGNTGAPSATGASSTQARATNRDQECEHTEDHKQVQQGDKGAYTSKTQEITLKAVEKKKASLNVCLTPEAENKPEASSPDMSYREREERIEISVAEKTEEEEGNGANPVKVPIHKVRDVRRLVKNTYNLSFKATSAVMTSNVNEERVGNFNEETREDIKEERREEVIAEDERDVRQAARREEREGQFRVEGKEEQKEEVKGSKLFTSSPPLQSKPNPLSRPQPMQIEYKAVCWKEDKNKISGSTKDSENPGGKPRASPKHATELSRDSQMSSNANTQNHTAGDKSCQHDLNMAAETGETEVQKVPDNEDKPVVVRTDRKPPMLGSLPKLPSKEREVSTAVVLIRDGSSKTKTSVSPAQEEIHTPLQVPVSSLSPGPNTPGSTHSSSGHSVSMLLKEKGYQADIGAVVGDNQNAAGGKGPPRKHVNCLEIPLQTTTPSGGGRIESHRERTVSSSSTTSGPSAVSDNTDTLAKTKEEEGVGIKPTVKDTAKQKSASLLRNTLEQIPPPTKQKEVGDFEAVKRLDPTFPPRSPAIRRFRPQPIEVKSLSKETQKQEMPTNCTGNNRPQTIEVKSIAKNSQKPAVPPKPSCKFKPADIGVMPNEAQRPPATISTVKPHSEERPQTIVVSSPTIYRKISNESTSASNYTRKVAVSAVSSLKPPPCKTAATTISNLSNQSTAPSETEPSQDGGQQQKPNQSSYTQRPTTLTTAPTSASDPGLTSAAGPVYDPKSNQVPGPASAGANQPSQPVVMDPDSQPQHPTTAYPHEQAMPVTSHNIKQPAAVSTTQAPGYTHQPFSRSFSSERSQRTDDLRFYASDDPPSYDERESFSPLMLPDLTPRRSNRYQPSSRPPPCSCTAGCPSHPGLTPPHHHRSPHTLTPPAPPHSPGQALPYPVAQPPLRPHQCRPDPQQMSYQPGSPKSSPLGPSQPPTMYQPLHQPPSCPPHPSLMQACPADRPLQPPQHIDSRRPPVHRSPQQQPPGMAGAPYSDTGHGHSPGLPPMDPQYLCGPQSLGPSYGSEYGGDSSSLYSESGYGQTPRRVLLDPETGKYFYIEVPVQPLRKMLFDPETGQYVEVLIPQQAMSQSGLYPPSAAPFSSLHNTNMYAPAPQYMPYAAPPPPPAHPQAQPQPPRYPEASAAATMHPSGPGVSYRNPSGQASKPEPQNHPPLDQSYLESMYYVPTGMNASPNPTPPDYYHKHPPSLPPTGGKRS from the coding sequence ATGGACAGCTGGACTCTCCAGGGGGACAGCTACTCCTTCCTGCGCAGTGCGCCCCGCACCTTTTCCCTGTGCCATCGTGACGGCACCCCCAACCACGTTGAAATTTTCGACATCATCAACGTCCCTAATCAGCGCAGTTCAATTTCTGAGACTACCTGCCTGTGTGACATTTTTGGAGACGACTGTGAGTCACCCTCCCTCTCGAGCAGCCCTGCTGTAGGGGCTTTTGTTCCTTCCCAGAGGGAGGTGGACGGGTCAGCTGCTGCATCTCCCCTGGTGGATGACCTGAACGACTCCTCAGGCTCTTATCACACTGCACAGGGCTccagtgaaggagaggagggcttTGAAGATTCAAGAGAAAGGCTTCACAGCCCCCTGTTGCAGAGCGAGTCTTCAGAGAGGAGGCAGCCAGAGGCCGAGAGACTGAACTCAGGGCATCCAGAAGTTTCTGAGGACAGTAGCCCAAATTTAGATCCAGAAAACAAATCACCGGTATCACAGCTTGCTTTAGCTAGCCCATCACCTGAAGTCCTCAACACTGGTGAGAGGACCCCCACTCCTGGGCACAACAGCCCCTATACCTTGAGTCCAGAGGGAACAGCATCattctcatcttcctcctcagttGAAAATAGATGTTCGCCATCACCACCTAATCCCAGACAAGCCCATTCAGAAGCCGAACCCAGGAGGATCACTCCTACTATCATAGATAGACACAACAGCCCCTCACATCAGTCTTTCACCCCAAGTCCTTCCCCTGAGCCCCAGAACTGTGTCAGCTCATCCTCCTCTGAATCAGTGAACACCCAGTCTTTACCTGATCCAAGGAGCAGCTACTTCAATCAACACAGCAGTCCTTCACCAGAGCACATAAGCAAAGATTTTTCTCTAGATTTCACAGACTCAGCCTTTGAATCTAGAACCATCCTTTCATCTCCTTTACATTCATCCAGTAGTACAGAGTTCTCATCCCAGTCAAGAGAGGCACGGGTCTCTCCTGAGCTGAATACTAGGCCCTACTCCCCTGATACTCAAGCATCATCTCCTTTTCCTGAGCTGAGAGGGAGGGTCTCCCTGCCTGATCTCTTCAGCAGAAGCTCCACACCTGATATTGAAGAATCTACCCACACCCCTGAGCTAGTTTCAGATCTTTCCACTGCAGGGAGAGACGCCACAACTACTCCTGAGCACCAAGCCACGAGGCTATCAGCTGAACCTGTCAGTGCTGTGTCTTCGCCCGCTCCACGATACACACCTCCCTCACCTGTCATTTCAATAGCAACATCTCCTGAGCTTGTGGAGCGTAGTGTCTCACCTGAATCAAGTCACACTGCTCCATCACCTGGCCTGCTCAGCACTGCTTCTCCAACTAAATCTGCGGCCAGAACGCCCTCTCCTGGCCCCTCATATAAAATAAGACACATTTCAGCACCTTCTGAAATCAGGGCCCAGGTGTCTTCACCTGTTGTAAGCTATAGTTTATCTCCATCACCTGAAGTTACAAGTAACAGCTCTCCCATAGAGCACAGATATACTGCTCCCTCACCTGAAATCAGGATTACAGCATCCTCACCTGAGGTCAATAGGAAGGAGCGGTCTTCTGAAGTGGAGAcgtcagcctctcctctcttaGAGCCTCCCTTTGACTCATCCTCATCAAGAAGCCTCACTTCATCCCCTCATATCACAGGGATTTCTTACTCTGTTGTTCAGCCTGAGGACAGGGTCACTCCCCCATTTCCTGAGCTCTCTCGTCGCTCCACCCCTGAGCCTGACACAACACTTGTGTCGCCTGATGCAAGGAGCCCTACCCCAAGCAAAGATAGCATACAGAGCAGTATAGCAGAGTCCACCAGTACACCACGAGACTCACCTCATACATTAGGCTTCACAAGCTCTGTCGTGCAGCCTGAAATAACGCTGTCGCATCAACCCAGGTACCGAACACCTTCACCTCAGCTAAAGTATCGCACTCCCTCACCTGAGCCAAGATATCAAACCCCTTCATCTGACAAGTACCAGAGTCCCTCACCTCAGCACCGAAGTAAAGAGCCATCACCTGTTGCCCCAATTCCTGAACAGAGATATCATCAGCATTCACCAGGGTACAACCCTCAGTATACACAGCCTACTCCTCCTCTGAGCAATACACCTGAGGTTGAGAGGGATTGCTCTTCAGCTGATCTGACAGAAGCACAGTACCCCACACATTTGGCAACAGAGAGTGTGTCACCCTCATTTGAATTAGACAGAGGAGACAAATCAGTTGTAGCCGAAATCAAAGGCAGATCACCAGTGGTGGCACTTCATTCACCTGCACCTACCTCACCTTTCTTAGCTGAAGAAGAGGTGGACAGTTCACCgaaacaacaaagcacagagagagaagcatcGCTAAAGGAAGCAAACCTTCAGGATAACTCAGGCATAGCCGTCTTCTCTGAGGAAAAACAAGCCACTGGCCTCACCTTATTTAAGAAAGAAGACACTTATAATAATTCTCCCTCTGAAATCAAGTCATCCTCCCCTAATCTTCTAGAGTCCAAGGACAGGAGTCCAAGCATTTCCCCTGTCCGCAGGGCTCCATCCAGATCACCTGTGCAGACGCTGCAAAAACCACAGCCTCAGTTCACTACTTGTTCCCGAAGTCCTGAAAGCAACAACTCTTTAAAATCACCCTATACACAGGAACACATAAGAAGACAGCTGTCAACTAGTGTTAGActtgaaaacaaagaaaggttAACAGAGGGCATGGCCCACCATGTGAACAGAAGGCGGACTCCCTCTCCGCCACTCACCAGGTTTACACCTGTCCACATCATAGCCCCTGAGAAACCATACAGACACTGGCAAAACAGAAGCTGTAGCCCCTCTCAGATTGTAGCATCCTCACCAAGTGGTAATTTAAAGAAAGCGGTGACAAATAGGGAAAGCCCCGATGTTGCCCCTGTTGACAATAATAGCCAGGCCCAGTGGGTCAGGCTAGGAACGCAattggagatggagagggaaatgcagctggaggaggataGAGAGGTAGGTAGGGAGAGGCAAATGGAtagggagatggagagagagcgaaagagggAGGAGCAGCTTCCTGAAAAGGGGAAGGGGTGGCAAGGGGACGCCAGTTACGGAGGGGAACAGGTTGAGCTGTCATTCAATGCCAGGAATAGAAAAGGGCCTGCGAGTCGCAGAACAGCTCCCACAAGCAGAGAGACCCGTCAGGGACTGCCAACAGTGCATTCCTATTCAGAGAGTTTGCTTGCCACCAGACAgctacagcaacaacagagtCTGCTTAGACTGGCTTCCCAGCAGGACACCAGGGGTGGTGCTACTAGCAGACGGCTACAACCTCCTGCCCACAAGAACAAGAACGGTGCTCCTGGACGCGTGGCCGTAAACAGGCCCTGTCGGAGTTCCAGCTCCAGCATGGGAAGTGAGCTTGATGAGGCAGACAATGAGGTGAAGTGGTTTACAGACTTGGCTTTCCGCAGCCTGTCAAGCCCTGAGGTAGATTACCTCGATATGTACAACTCCAGCCACCGTTCGTCTACCAACATTTCTCAACCATCTACCCAGGAGAGCCCAGCGGGGGTCAATGCTGCCTGGCTAGCCTATGCTGACTTCAGGGGTTCTGCTCCAAAACTGGACACTGATGAACTCTCCTTCCAGCAACCATCTGCATACTACTCAGATGGCCTAGATCCATCACGACGCTATGACATGGGCAGCTTTGAGTGCGTAGATGTGGCCGTGGAAAGAGAGGACTCCAGGAAGGTGAGAAGAGGAGTACCAAAGAGACAGATCCAGCTGAAGAGAAAGGATACTGCTGAAGGGAAACAGGATGAGAGCAGTGAAAATAGCAGCCCTGGGGTTCCAGTGATGGTGGAAAGCCCCTCTCTAGAGAGTCACTCCAGAGAGACACTGATGAGACAACACAGTACACCAGCAGCAATGCAAGAATTCTACACCTCTGAGCGCAGCCCTGAGCCCaatcaacaaaatgaaagaaaatccaAGCTCCATAAATCTGCTTCTCTGGATGAAACATGCACTAAAACCAAGATGGCCTCTTGTCTCATCAAGAACGTGCTGTCCAAGAGGATGCAAAGTGTTGATAAACAACCTGATGAGCaggcaggagaggaagtgagCCCCGCTGTTGAGGAAAACAGCCCACCAACAGAGAGTGCAGTGGCACCACGTAGAGAGTCTCCAAAACCTGACGCACATACTCTGAGTTCCAGTTTTCAGTCAGATTACAGTCTCTCATCTGAAAGTCTTTCTTTTGTGAGAGGGGAACCAAGCACAAAGGACGACGCCAAACCACTAAAAAGCTGTGGAGTGAGATCCGGTTACAGGCCAAgttcatccagcagcagcagaagtgtCAGCTTTTCACAGACTGAGAGTGAAGAGGCTGATTCTCAAAGCAGGAATGCAACCTCCTCAAGATCTGAAACGAGATCAAAATTGAAATTGCCGTTCGATAGTAACCAGTCAAGAGCCGGAGAACAACAAGCAGATGAGCGTAAAATGTGGGATGGAAGGGAGGGTGGTGACTCAGCAAATGCCACTGCCGGGAACACAGGAGCTCCTTCTGCCACTGGAGCCAGCAGCACGCAGGCAAGGGCGACAAATAGAGACCAggaatgtgaacacacagaggaCCATAAACAAGTGCAACAGGGTGACAAGGGCGCCTACACATCAAAAACACAGGAGATTACACTCAAAGCcgtggagaaaaagaaagcctCCCTAAATGTCTGTCTCACACCTGAGGCAGAAAACAAACCTGAGGCCTCTTCACCAGACATGTcttacagagagagggaggaaagaataGAGATCAGTGTAgctgagaaaacagaggaagaggaaggaaatggGGCAAATCCAGTTAAGGTCCCTATTCACAAAGTCAGAGATGTGAGGCGACttgtaaaaaatacatataatcTGTCCTTCAAGGCAACTAGTGCTGTAATGACCTCGAATGTGAATGAAGAAAGGGTTGGAAATTTTAATGAGGAAACGAGGGAAGAcataaaagaggaaaggagggaagaggtCATAGCAGAGGACGAGAGGGATGTAAGGCAAGCggcaaggagggaggagagggaagggcAGTTCAGGGTGGAGgggaaagaggaacagaaagaggaggtaAAGGGCTCAAAGCTGTTCACCTCATCTCCACCTCTTCAGAGCAAACCAAATCCTTTGTCTCGTCCACAGCCAATGCAGATAGAATACAAGGCTGTTTGCTGGaaagaggacaaaaataaaatctcgGGCAGCACGAAAGACTCAGAGAACCCAGGTGGCAAACCCCGGGCCTCTCCAAAGCATGCCACAGAGTTAAGCAGAGATTCACAGATGTCCTCCAATGCAAATACACAGAATCACACGGCAGGAGACAAGTCATGCCAACACGATTTAAAcatggcagcagaaacaggagagacagaagtgCAGAAAGTGCCAGATAATGAGGACAAACCTGTGGTGGTCAGAACAGACAGGAAACCTCCCATGCTGGGGAGCCTCCCCAAACTGCCCAGTAAAGAAAGAGAGGTGTCCACTGCTGTAGTGTTAATAAGGGATGGATCCAGCAAGACCAAAACATCTGTATCTCCAGCCCAGGAAGAGATCCATACCCCGCTTCAAGTTCCAGTTTCTTCACTTTCACCAGGGCCCAACACCCCTGGCAGTACCCACAGTAGCAGCGGCCACTCGGTTTCCATGTTATTAAAGGAGAAAGGCTACCAAGCTGACATCGGGGCTGTGGTGGGTGACAACCAGAATGCAGCTGGAGGTAAAGGGCCTCCCCGTAAGCATGTCAACTGCCTGGAGATCCCTCTTCAGACCACCACTCCTTCAGGTGGAGGTCGGATCGAGTCTCATAGAGAGAGGACAGTCTCCTCCTCATCGACCACATCTGGCCCCTCAGCAGTATCTGATAACACAGACACTCTTGCAAAgaccaaagaagaagagggcgTTGGCATTAAGCCTACTGTAAAAGACACGGCAAAGCAAAAAAGTGCATCTTTGCTAAGGAATACGCTGGAGCAAATACCACCTCCCACCAAACAGAAGGAAGTAGGAGATTTTGAAGCAGTGAAAAGACTAGATCCAACTTTCCCCCCGAGGTCCCCGGCAATAAGGAGGTTCAGACCACAGCCAATTGAGGTTAAGTCACTGtctaaagaaacacagaaacaggagaTGCCCACAAACTGTACAGGAAACAACAGGCCTCAAACCATTGAAGTCAAATCTATAGCTAAAAATTCTCAAAAGCCAGCTGTGCCTCCAAAACCGAGCTGCAAATTCAAACCTGCAGATATAGGAGTGATGCCAAATGAAGCACAGAGACCACCAGCAACAATATCCACTGTAAAACCACATAGTGAGGAGAGGCCTCAAACGATTGTAGTGTCCTCACCGACAATCTATAGAAAGATCTCCAATGAGTCAACATCAGCATCAAACTATACAAGAAAAGTAGCTGTCTCTGCAGTGTCCAGCCTCAAACCTCCACCttgcaaaacagcagcaaccaCTATCTCCAATCTCTCAAACCAGTCAACAGCACCATCAGAGACAGAGCCATCTCAAGACGGAGGTCAGCAGCAAAAGCCAAACCAGTCTAGTTATACGCAGAGGCCCACAACCTTAACTACAGCCCCAACATCAGCTTCTGACCCAGGTTTAACCTCGGCTGCTGGTCCAGTTTATGACCCAAAATCAAACCAAGTCCCTGGACCTGCCTCGGCTGGAGCCAACCAGCCAAGCCAGCCAGTTGTTATGGATCCAGACAGCCAGCCACAGCATCCCACCACAGCATACCCTCATGAGCAAGCTATGCCGGTAACTTcacacaatataaaacaaccCGCTGCTGTTTCCACAACACAAGCGCCAGGATACACACACCAGCCATTCTCCAGATCATTCTCCAGTGAGCGCTCTCAAAGGACAGATGACTTGCGCTTTTATGCCTCAGATGACCCTCCAAGCTACGATGAAAGAGAGAGCTTCAGTCCCCTCATGCTCCCAGATCTGACCCCCAGGAGGTCAAATCGCTATCAGCCTTCCTCCcgccctcctccctgctcctgcACAGCTGGCTGCCCTTCCCACCCTGGTCTCACCCCTCCTCACCATCACCGCAGCCCCCATACCCTCACACCCCCTGCCCCTCCCCATTCTCCGGGCCAGGCGCTGCCTTACCCAGTGGCTCAGCCCCCTCTCCGTCCGCACCAGTGCAGACCTGACCCTCAGCAGATGAGCTACCAGCCCGGCTCTCCCAAATCAAGTCCTCTTGGTCCTAGCCAGCCACCGACCATGTACCAGCCTCTCCACCAGCCTCCTTCCTGCCCTCCCCACCCCTCACTCATGCAGGCCTGCCCTGCTGACCGCCCACTGCAGCCACCCCAGCATATTGACTCTCGACGTCCCCCTGTCCACAGATCCCCCCAGCAACAGCCACCAGGCATGGCTGGGGCTCCTTACAGCGATACAGGCCACGGCCACTCTCCTGGCCTTCCTCCTATGGATCCCCAGTACCTGTGTGGCCCTCAAAGCCTTGGGCCTTCTTATGGATCTGAATATGGGGGTGACAGCTCTAGTTTGTACTCAGAAAGTGGCTATGGACAGACACCTCGCAGAGTGCTCCTGGATCCTGAGACAGGcaagtatttttatattgagGTGCCTGTACAGCCACTgaggaaaatgttgtttgaCCCAGAGACTGGCCAATATGTGGAAGTGCTCATCCCGCAGCAAGCAATGTCCCAATCGGGCCTGTATCCCCCTTCAGCAGCCCCCTTCTCATCTCTCCACAACACCAACATGTATGCCCCTGCTCCGCAGTATATGCCAtatgcagctcctcctcctcctccagctcaccCCCAGGCTCAGCCCCAGCCACCCCGATATCCCGAGgcctctgctgcagcaacaatgCACCCAAGTGGGCCTGGGGTCAGCTACAGGAATCCCTCTGGTCAGGCATCCAAGCCAGAGCCCCAGAACCACCCACCATTGGACCAGAGCTACCTGGAGAGTATGTATTATGTCCCTACAGGGATGAATGCGAGCCCCAATCCCACTCCTCCAGACTATTACCACAAACATCCCCCCAGCCTACCCCCAACAGGGGGGAAAAGGTCCTGA